In candidate division WOR-3 bacterium, one DNA window encodes the following:
- a CDS encoding SgcJ/EcaC family oxidoreductase — protein sequence MKDIIKEIAENNSVKWLTSLKTLDPEKVAELYSEDSTFLPTVSGEFKKGKKGARDYFIHFLEKNPAGTIEEEELHVLSDKFYVHSGHYNFEIDSSSGREIVNARFTFCWRLSDEGNWEIIHHHSSAKPQPH from the coding sequence ATGAAGGATATAATAAAAGAAATTGCTGAAAACAACTCGGTAAAATGGCTGACCTCACTTAAAACGCTTGATCCTGAAAAAGTTGCGGAACTTTATTCGGAAGATTCCACTTTTCTTCCAACAGTCTCTGGCGAATTCAAAAAAGGCAAAAAAGGTGCACGTGACTATTTCATACATTTCCTTGAGAAAAATCCTGCGGGAACGATCGAGGAAGAAGAGTTGCATGTATTATCGGATAAATTTTATGTCCATTCCGGGCACTACAATTTCGAAATCGATTCGTCTTCGGGAAGAGAAATAGTGAATGCCCGTTTTACGTTTTGCTGGAGGCTTTCAGATGAAGGTAATTGGGAAATAATCCATCATCATTCATCGGCGAAGCCTCAGCCGCATTAG